One part of the Paenibacillus silvisoli genome encodes these proteins:
- a CDS encoding phage terminase large subunit, which yields MNITINYEPNEKQKLFHECDADEVVYGGAKGGGKSCALVMECLAYGLENAGASMYIFRETYDDLEANIIREWKEKVPRELYSYHESKHVATLINGTSVKFRYIRNFADAEGYQGRSMDWIGVDELTKHEKKSIQVLLSCLRSPKGFKPTFRGTCNPGGIGHTWVKEDFIEATEYGKKPTIDEVTNNKRVFIPAKVYDNVVLMQNDPNYVKRLENLPEKERKAFLDGDWDIFEGQYFGEFKRHIHVVEPFVIPQSWQRFRFLDYGLDMLAAYWAAIDTQGNVFVYKELYESDLIISSAAQRIKDMTNEDIKLTYAPPDLWNRRQDTGKSASDLFRENGIPFVKANNERIQGWLNLKEWLKPYETLDEQTGETVTTARLKLFSNCVNLIRTLPQLQRDEKDPNDVASEPHELTHGPDALRYFCSMRMRPSKKAQEKDPDNPTPQEKHQKAVKAMTGGRANVSAFTKW from the coding sequence ATGAATATAACGATTAACTATGAACCGAATGAGAAACAGAAGCTGTTTCATGAGTGTGATGCGGATGAAGTGGTATACGGTGGGGCAAAGGGCGGCGGCAAAAGCTGCGCATTGGTCATGGAGTGCTTGGCGTATGGGTTAGAGAATGCCGGTGCATCCATGTATATCTTCCGTGAAACGTATGATGACCTTGAAGCGAACATCATCCGCGAGTGGAAAGAAAAGGTGCCGAGGGAACTTTACAGCTATCACGAATCCAAACACGTTGCGACCTTAATCAACGGAACTTCCGTTAAGTTCAGATATATACGCAACTTCGCTGATGCCGAAGGCTATCAAGGCCGCTCGATGGATTGGATCGGCGTTGATGAGTTAACGAAACATGAGAAAAAGAGTATACAAGTACTTCTATCGTGCTTGCGTTCCCCGAAGGGCTTTAAGCCGACATTTAGAGGAACGTGCAACCCTGGCGGCATTGGTCATACATGGGTGAAAGAGGACTTTATCGAGGCGACTGAATACGGAAAGAAGCCGACAATCGACGAAGTAACCAATAATAAACGGGTGTTCATACCCGCGAAAGTATATGACAACGTTGTTCTGATGCAGAATGACCCGAACTACGTGAAGCGTCTCGAAAATTTGCCTGAGAAGGAGCGTAAAGCCTTCCTAGACGGCGATTGGGATATATTCGAGGGGCAATACTTCGGGGAGTTTAAACGCCATATCCACGTTGTAGAACCGTTTGTGATCCCACAAAGCTGGCAACGGTTCAGATTCCTTGACTATGGTTTAGATATGCTTGCCGCGTATTGGGCTGCGATTGATACGCAAGGTAATGTATTTGTATATAAAGAGCTTTACGAGTCTGATTTGATTATCAGCAGTGCGGCACAACGCATAAAAGACATGACGAACGAGGACATAAAGCTGACCTATGCGCCGCCTGACTTGTGGAATCGCAGGCAGGACACCGGCAAGAGCGCTTCCGATCTGTTCAGAGAGAACGGCATACCCTTTGTAAAAGCGAATAACGAGCGCATACAAGGCTGGCTGAACCTTAAAGAGTGGTTGAAGCCGTATGAAACCCTTGATGAACAGACGGGCGAGACAGTCACTACAGCGCGTTTAAAGCTGTTCTCGAACTGCGTGAACCTGATCCGTACATTGCCACAGTTACAACGCGACGAGAAAGACCCGAACGATGTAGCGAGTGAGCCGCATGAATTGACGCATGGACCGGATGCGCTCCGGTACTTTTGCAGCATGAGGATGCGGCCGAGCAAGAAGGCGCAGGAGAAAGACCCCGACAACCCAACGCCGCAGGAGAAGCATCAGAAGGCGGTGAAGGCGATGACGGGCGGGAGAGCGAATGTGTCAGCGTTTACCAAATGGTAG
- a CDS encoding terminase small subunit: MALTAKQQLFITEYLVDFNATQAAIRAGYSEKTAGSIGSENLQKPEIEEAIFEALEARSKRVGWSADDIMRDLREMAENRLLEPKDRLKAYELGGKHLGMYKDKVEMTGDNGGAIQVNFNIPRPAKS; encoded by the coding sequence ATGGCATTGACGGCCAAACAGCAGCTTTTCATAACTGAATATTTGGTCGATTTCAATGCTACGCAGGCGGCAATTCGGGCTGGATATAGTGAAAAAACGGCGGGTTCAATCGGTTCTGAGAACCTTCAAAAACCTGAGATAGAGGAAGCCATATTTGAAGCCCTAGAAGCCCGTTCTAAGCGCGTTGGATGGTCAGCTGATGACATAATGCGGGATTTGCGCGAGATGGCTGAAAACCGCCTTCTAGAGCCTAAGGATAGGCTTAAAGCTTACGAGCTTGGTGGAAAGCATTTAGGTATGTATAAGGATAAGGTTGAAATGACCGGGGATAATGGCGGGGCTATTCAAGTCAACTTCAATATCCCTCGTCCGGCTAAATCATGA